Genomic segment of Desulfocurvibacter africanus subsp. africanus DSM 2603:
CATCTGGGTGCACTTTGACGCTTGTGCTGTCCAGGGATGCCGTAGTGACTTTGATTGAGATCATCTGCTCTTCCTGGAGCCGCGTAAATATTCTATCTAGAACACCGCTTTTGCTCCAACGGTTCATGCGAGTATATATGGAATGCCAGTTTCCAAAGTGCTTAGGCAATCCGCGCCACTTGCAACCTTGTTCTAGAACATACAAAATGGCGTTAATAACTTGCAGGTTATCTAGAGAGACATTGCCCCGCTGCCGAGGGAAGCTATCCGCGATGCGTTGATACTGCTCTCTGGTTATTTGCATACCAACAAGCTAGCCAGAGATTAGACAATGACAAGTAGAGTTAACAGGCCCTAATGCTAGAGGGCCACAGTTGCCACCGTTGAGATGTATTCATTCTACAGGCTTCTACTTCCTTAACTTCTGTACTGGTCGCCAAGAATTCCGCTTCTTTCACGTTGTACCAATGCTCGAGCGGTAACCAGCTGGGATCTTGAATAAAAAATTTGCTTAATAGCTATTTCCACTATCATATCAATGTCTTAAGCCTAATCGATCTGGGGCATTCAAGATGTCATGCTCAGTTTTTCATTGCCATGGAAAGCGAACAAGCTTATTCGGGCTATCAGCATGAGAAGCGGCATGCGACTTTTCGTGAACTTGGCCAAGGCGGGCGCC
This window contains:
- a CDS encoding transposase; amino-acid sequence: MQITREQYQRIADSFPRQRGNVSLDNLQVINAILYVLEQGCKWRGLPKHFGNWHSIYTRMNRWSKSGVLDRIFTRLQEEQMISIKVTTASLDSTSVKVHPD